One segment of Carya illinoinensis cultivar Pawnee chromosome 13, C.illinoinensisPawnee_v1, whole genome shotgun sequence DNA contains the following:
- the LOC122291332 gene encoding LOB domain-containing protein 1-like — protein MEISSDTNTSTTSSTHPSHSLSSSSSPPPPPTPPVVISPCAACKILRRRCAEKCVLAPYFPPSEPTKFTIAHRVFGASNIIKFLQELPESQRADAVSSMVYEASARIRDPVYGCAGAICQLQKHVNELQAQLAKAQAELVNMHCQQTNLVALICMEMSQGGAPVVHDQAASPHQQSLDNFININTTAPHSYQISSNQCFQLDDNSLGSMWEPTLWA, from the exons ATGGAGATCAGCAGTGACACAAACACTAGCACTACTTCCTCAACCCATCCCTCCCACTCTCTATCTTCCtcatcttctcctcctcctcctcccactCCACCTGTTGTCATAAGCCCCTGCGCCGCATGCAAGATTTTGAGGCGAAGATGTGCAGAGAAATGCGTGCTGGCGCCCTACTTCCCTCCCTCCGAGCCAACCAAGTTTACAATTGCTCATAGAGTGTTTGGTGCTAGCAACATCATCAAGTTCTTGCAG GAACTCCCGGAATCGCAGAGGGCAGATGCAGTGAGCAGCAtggtttatgaagctagtgcaAGGATCAGAGACCCTGTTTATGGGTGTGCAGGGGCAATATGTCAGCTTCAAAAACATGTGAACGAGCTGCAGGCACAGCTAGCCAAGGCACAAGCCGAGCTTGTAAACATGCATTGCCAGCAAACCAACCTTGTCGCCCTAATTTGCATGGAAATGTCACAGGGCGGCGCTCCAGTAGTACATGATCAGGCAGCATCGCCCCATCAACAATCACTTGACAATTTCATCAATATTAATACTACTGCTCCTCACAGCTACCAGATCAGCAGCAACCAATGCTTCCAGCTTGACGACAACAGCCTAGGCTCAATGTGGGAGCCAACTCTGTGGGCATGa